The following proteins come from a genomic window of Actinomycetota bacterium:
- the folE gene encoding GTP cyclohydrolase I FolE, producing the protein MDTDKIAAGVRLVLEGIGEDLTREGLADTPERVARMYEEIFAGTGEDPAQHFCVTFSEGHSEMVLVRDIPLYSVCEHHMVPFLGRAHVAYIPGESGRICGLSKLARVVDTYARRLQVQERMTSQIADTIVEHLRPRGVMVVIEAEHLCMSMRGVRKPGAITTTSAVRGMFEQSSKTRAEAMALITGRS; encoded by the coding sequence ATGGACACCGACAAGATCGCTGCGGGCGTGCGCCTGGTGCTCGAGGGCATCGGCGAGGACCTCACGCGAGAGGGGCTCGCGGACACGCCCGAGCGTGTCGCCCGCATGTACGAGGAGATCTTCGCAGGGACAGGCGAGGATCCCGCGCAGCACTTCTGCGTGACGTTCTCCGAGGGGCACAGCGAGATGGTGCTCGTGCGCGACATCCCGCTCTACTCGGTCTGCGAGCACCACATGGTGCCGTTCCTCGGCCGCGCGCACGTCGCGTACATCCCGGGCGAGTCGGGGCGCATCTGCGGGCTGTCCAAGCTCGCGCGCGTGGTCGACACCTACGCGAGGCGCCTGCAGGTCCAGGAGCGCATGACCTCGCAGATCGCCGACACCATCGTGGAGCACCTCCGCCCGCGCGGTGTCATGGTCGTCATCGAGGCCGAGCACCTGTGCATGTCGATGCGCGGCGTGCGCAAGCCCGGCGCGATCACCACCACGAGCGCGGTGCGAGGCATGTTCGAGCAGTCGTCGAAGACGCGCGCCGAGGCCATGGCGCTCATCACGGGCCGCTCGTGA
- a CDS encoding type II secretion system F family protein produces MLATFAFVTFAAAGLLAYGLLGLAFSEDRRVSRRLADLSRYETAQARVAQPLLEPFAQRVLRPAADAVARIARALWPADYRDRLSDKLERAGRPRGVGIGRLATAKAAAALGTLAAFSAMAAFGGWRVGSAVLVTAAVTIVAFFVPDWWLDGAVGRRQHDVVLALPDMLDMLTVSVEAGLGFDAALSKLVRNSTGPLPEEFGRVLQEVQAGASRKEALRAMGERVDVPELTAFTSSIIQADIFGVSIARVLRTQADELRLRRRQRAEELAQKAPVKMVVPLVLCILPSTLIVIGGPAVVRIMGLFM; encoded by the coding sequence GCCGGGCTGCTCGCCTACGGCCTGCTCGGGCTCGCGTTCTCCGAGGACCGGCGCGTCAGCCGGCGCCTCGCCGACCTGTCACGGTACGAGACGGCACAGGCGCGCGTCGCCCAGCCGCTGCTCGAGCCGTTCGCGCAGCGCGTGCTCAGACCGGCCGCGGACGCCGTCGCCCGGATCGCGCGCGCGCTGTGGCCGGCGGACTACCGCGACCGGCTCAGCGACAAGCTCGAGCGCGCGGGACGCCCGCGCGGGGTCGGCATCGGCCGGCTCGCGACCGCGAAGGCCGCCGCCGCGCTCGGCACGCTCGCCGCGTTCTCGGCGATGGCCGCGTTCGGCGGATGGCGCGTCGGCTCGGCGGTCCTCGTGACGGCGGCCGTCACGATCGTCGCGTTCTTCGTGCCCGACTGGTGGCTCGACGGGGCCGTGGGGCGCCGCCAGCACGACGTCGTCCTCGCGCTGCCCGACATGCTCGACATGCTCACCGTCTCGGTCGAGGCGGGCCTCGGGTTCGACGCCGCGCTCTCCAAGCTCGTACGCAACTCCACCGGGCCGCTTCCCGAGGAGTTCGGCCGCGTCTTGCAGGAGGTGCAGGCCGGCGCGTCGCGCAAGGAGGCGCTCCGTGCGATGGGCGAGCGCGTAGACGTGCCCGAGCTGACCGCGTTCACCAGCTCCATCATCCAGGCCGACATCTTCGGCGTGTCCATCGCGCGCGTGCTGCGCACCCAGGCCGACGAGCTGCGGCTTCGCCGCCGCCAGCGCGCCGAGGAGCTCGCTCAGAAGGCGCCGGTCAAGATGGTCGTGCCGCTCGTGCTGTGCATCCTGCCGTCGACGCTGATCGTCATCGGCGGCCCGGCCGTGGTGAGGATCATGGGCCTGTTCATGTGA